Proteins encoded together in one Miscanthus floridulus cultivar M001 chromosome 16, ASM1932011v1, whole genome shotgun sequence window:
- the LOC136512744 gene encoding cytochrome b6-f complex iron-sulfur subunit, chloroplastic-like, which yields MATSAALSTAANPTQLCRSRATLGKPVKGLGLGMGRERAQSITCQAASSIPADRVPDMEKRKLMNLLLLGAISLPTVGMVVPYGAFFVPAGSGGGGGGTYAKDKLGNDITVDEWLKTHGPNDRTLAQGLKGDPTYLVVEQDKTLATYGINAVCTHLGCVVPWNSAENKFICPCHGSQYNNQGKVVRGPAPLSLALVHADVDDGKVLFVPWVETDFRTGEDPWWKA from the exons ATGGCGACCTCCGCGGCGCTCTCCACCGCCGCCAACCCCACCCAG CTCTGCCGGTCCCGCGCTACGCTGGGCAAGCCAGTGAAGGGGCTTGGCCTGGGGATGGGCCGGGAGCGCGCCCAGAGCATCACGTGCCAGGCGGCGAGCAGCATCCCCGCCGACCGCGTCCCCGACATGGAGAAGCGgaagctgatgaacctcctcctcCTGGGCGCCATCTCGCTGCCCACCGTCGGCATGGTCGTCCCCTACGGCGCCTTCTTCGTCCCCGCCGG ctccggcggcggcggcggcgggacctACGCCAAGGACAAGCTTGGCAACGACATCACGGTGGATGAGTGGCTCAAGACGCACGGTCCCAACGACCGCACGCTCGCGCAGGGGCTCAAG GGTGACCCCACGTACCTGGTGGTGGAGCAGGACAAGACGCTAGCCACCTACGGGATCAACGCCGTGTGCACTCACCTCGGCTGCGTCGTGCCGTGGAATAGCGCCGAGAACAAGTTCATCTGCCCCTGCCACGGATCCCAGTACAACAACCAGGGCAAGGTGGTCCGTGGACCGGCGCCTCTG TCCCTGGCCCTGGTTCACGCCGACGTCGACGACGGCAAGGTCCTCTTCGTCCCGTGGGTGGAGACCGACTTCAGGACCGGCGAGGACCCGTGGTGGAAGGCATGA